Proteins encoded in a region of the Athene noctua chromosome 4, bAthNoc1.hap1.1, whole genome shotgun sequence genome:
- the KRCC1 gene encoding lysine-rich coiled-coil protein 1, whose translation MAGGAVALRPLLAAPRREDDILDEATRKDLFTNTFCKVCGAVLKSESQRTSHYKGKKHAQKVRLYIQMHGEKNERQEHGKQKKTDCVSFQMDGSRVVDRNKYCNLCGMCFTSPVVALYHYLGKIHAKKLKQLGDQALMPAPQPVSALQNPSAEKPLLPSEAGESSSSSNIRLKLNDPDKYCKLCCAPFNNPLVAQQHYVGKKHRRNVARKKILEELGDKAPPAESSTNGSFFSAIGVGYYMCSVCKVTLTSVEMYQAHVHGHKHRINLCRETALANLKKKSKKTHDSFQNELTNYLEVQKARDLEPRMYLGKAEEVEFQDKNMEGRSDLGKVISSNFKYEQGQCSSFFLETQSPTNTGENSLPGWTSACEHALEKIPSCCYNKEYVKEEQTSEVATMRDESFSLLVAKSKDCYKLTLASTSSYRKEQKFQIKHSEEEKCINEELKYKKAATKQKRKKNSEDTDFSKANEKQKRIKFEIGLVSEKKSRPYKDKRLNENPAEKKRKKGKKKPQTNVKREEELLWDESVLGY comes from the exons ATGACATTTTAGATGAAGCAACAAGGAAAGACCTTTTCACCAACACTTTCTGTAAGGTTTGTGGGGCTGTGCTGAAGTCTGAGTCTCAAAGGACATCACACTATAAG GGCAAAAAACATGCTCAGAAAGTGCGTCTTTACATCCAAATGCATGGTGAGAAAAATGAGAGGCAGGAGCAtggcaaacagaagaaaacagattgtGTCAGTTTTCAG ATGGATGGGAGTAGAGTAGTGGACAGAAACAAATACTGCAATCTCTGCGGCATGTGTTTTACTTCCCCAGTTGTTGCTCTGTATCACTACTTGGGAAAGATCCACGCTAAAAAGCTGAAGCAATTAGGAGATCAAGCCCTCATGCCAGCACCACAGCCTGTTTCTG CTTTACAGAACCCATCAGCTGAGAAGCCCTTGCTGCCTTCAGAAGCTGGGGAGTCTTCATCATCCTCCAACATAAGGTTGAAGTTAAATGATCCAGACAAGTACTGCAAGCTCTGCTGTGCTCCCTTCAATAATCCACTTGTGGCCCAGCAGCATTATGTTGgtaagaaacacagaagaaatgtaGCACGGAAAAAGATATTGGAGGAGCTAGGAGACAAAGCTCCCCCTGCAGAATCCAGCACAAATG GTTCCTTCTTTTCAGCCATTGGGGTTGGCTATTATATGTGCTCTGTCTGTAAGGTCACTCTTACATCTGTAGAAATGTACCAGGCCCATGTGCATGGACATAAGCACCGAATCAA TTTATGCAGAGAAACAGCACTTGCCAATCTcaagaagaaatcaaagaaaacacaTGACTCCTTTCAAAATGAATTAACAAATTACCTTGAAGTTCAGAAAGCTAGAGATCTAGAGCCAAGAATGTATTTAGGAAAAGCAGAAGAGGTGGAGTTTCAAGATAAAAATATGGAAGGAAGAAGTGACCTCGGTAAGGTTATATCTTCAAACTTTAAGTATGAACAAGGCCAGTGTTCCAGCTTTTTCCTAGAAACCCAGTCACCTACAAATACTGGGGAAAACAGCTTGCCAGGCTGGACATCAGCTTGTGAGCATGCACTAGAGAAGATACCTAGTTGTTGCTATAACAAGGAATATGTTAAAGAAGAGCAAACATCTGAGGTGGCTACCATGAGAGATGAGAGCTTCAGCTTGTTGGTTGCAAAATCAAAGGACTGCTACAAACTTACGCTTGCTTCTACCAGCTCctacagaaaagaacagaaatttcagATAAAACATTCTGAGGAGGAAAAATGCATCAATGAAGAGCTGAAGTATAAGAAAGCAGccacaaagcagaaaagaaaaaaaaatagtgaggaTACAGATTTTAGTAAAGCAAACGAGAAGCAAAAGCGAATTAAATTTGAGATAGGCTTGGTAAGTGAGAAGAAATCAAGACCTTATAAAGACAAAAGACTTAATGAAAACCCcgctgagaaaaagagaaaaaagggtaaaaagaagCCACAGACAAATGTCAAAAGAGAAGAGGAGCTACTTTGGGATGAATCTGTCTTGGGATATTGA